From a region of the Thermus caldilimi genome:
- a CDS encoding O-antigen ligase family protein, with the protein MGQGLHPLAWAWWGWGLLSVLWSLAPGHALVASLWEVWVLVALAAGRWRAGVLVLLGFLLLDGLYTALALWQAGLVSYVSGSHHYLLGALALGALPLFLAQAGRGGPYPLAAFLLAVLALYAALISGARAVYLPLLLLLPLAFLRLSREGLGPWRALVLFLGLGGGVAFLEALVPGNAVLNALSFKAAITQQEVQSPGVGQGGGGVEAPQIGNVEARLLMWRLSLRLALDHPLGTGNGSYSQVFEAYMDYPGLQGVWSRSPHNYLLETLATGGWVRLGLLLLLLWPAARALFGRDWPWALSVLGLWGPMLFDVSGYYPGYLALAFLPLGALAPNPRPAPSPCWEPWWPPSWPSSGTGPARERPAPPGTSTSPRTPPRRWRKRPQRSGCTSWRRQRSATPSPPGPSPWPCATPRPRRRAWASPGSWPGASPTPGRASMCSGSKAP; encoded by the coding sequence ATGGGCCAGGGACTGCACCCCCTGGCCTGGGCCTGGTGGGGCTGGGGGCTCCTGAGTGTCCTCTGGAGCCTGGCCCCCGGGCACGCCCTGGTGGCCTCCCTGTGGGAGGTGTGGGTGCTGGTGGCCCTGGCGGCGGGGAGGTGGCGGGCGGGGGTCTTGGTCCTCTTGGGCTTCCTCCTCCTGGACGGGCTCTACACCGCCTTGGCCCTGTGGCAAGCTGGCCTGGTGAGCTACGTTTCCGGCTCCCACCACTACCTCCTGGGGGCTTTGGCCCTGGGGGCCCTGCCCCTCTTCCTGGCCCAGGCGGGGCGCGGGGGGCCCTATCCCCTGGCCGCCTTCCTCCTGGCGGTCCTGGCCCTTTACGCCGCCCTCATCTCCGGGGCCCGGGCGGTGTACCTACCCCTCCTTCTCCTCCTGCCCCTGGCCTTCCTCAGGCTCTCCCGGGAGGGCCTAGGCCCCTGGCGGGCACTCGTCCTCTTCCTGGGCCTTGGAGGAGGGGTGGCCTTCCTGGAGGCCCTGGTGCCCGGGAACGCCGTCCTGAACGCCCTGAGCTTCAAGGCGGCCATCACCCAGCAGGAGGTGCAAAGCCCAGGCGTGGGCCAGGGCGGGGGTGGGGTGGAGGCCCCGCAGATCGGCAACGTGGAGGCCCGGCTCCTCATGTGGCGCTTGAGCCTGCGCCTGGCCCTGGACCACCCCCTGGGCACCGGGAACGGGAGCTACAGCCAGGTGTTTGAGGCCTACATGGACTACCCAGGCCTCCAGGGGGTCTGGTCCCGAAGCCCCCACAACTACCTCCTGGAAACCCTGGCCACCGGGGGCTGGGTGCGCCTGGGTCTTCTCCTCCTCCTCCTCTGGCCGGCGGCGCGGGCCCTCTTCGGGCGGGACTGGCCCTGGGCCCTGAGCGTCTTGGGCCTCTGGGGGCCCATGCTCTTTGACGTCTCCGGGTACTACCCGGGCTACCTGGCCCTGGCCTTTCTGCCCCTGGGGGCCCTGGCCCCCAACCCGCGCCCCGCACCCTCTCCCTGCTGGGAACCCTGGTGGCCGCCCTCCTGGCCCTCCTCTGGTACTGGCCCTGCCAGGGAACGGCCTGCGCCCCCCGGCACCTCTACTTCCCCCCGTACACCGCCCAGGCGGTGGCGGAAGCGGCCCCAGAGGAGCGGATGCACCTCCTGGAGGAGGCAAAGGAGCGCTACCCCCTCTCCCCCTGGCCCCTCACCCTGGCCCTGCGCTACGCCGAGACCCCGGAGGCGCGCCTGGGCCTCGCCCGGGAGCTGGCCCGGCGCTTCCCCTACGCCCGGGAGAGCTTCTATGTGCTCTGGGTCCAAAGCGCCCTAG
- a CDS encoding type II secretion system protein, with protein MRNAKGFTLIELLIVIAIIGILAAVLVPNLLQARRTAQVRAEQAYAQNVYKVANAYIAENPNVASIPTDCNQPAGYSAGSYSTGSKPGTISDCSVSFNSTTQSVTVTWTGAAGNSQTVGQ; from the coding sequence ATGCGGAACGCGAAAGGCTTTACCCTGATTGAGCTTCTGATCGTCATCGCCATCATCGGCATCCTGGCGGCTGTGCTGGTTCCCAACCTGCTCCAGGCCCGCAGGACGGCCCAAGTCCGGGCGGAGCAGGCGTATGCTCAGAACGTGTACAAGGTGGCTAACGCCTATATCGCTGAGAATCCCAATGTAGCTTCAATCCCAACCGATTGCAACCAACCGGCCGGGTACTCCGCGGGTTCTTACTCCACGGGAAGCAAACCTGGCACGATTAGCGACTGCTCTGTCTCTTTTAACTCGACCACCCAATCGGTCACAGTAACTTGGACCGGCGCCGCTGGTAACAGCCAGACTGTTGGACAATAG
- a CDS encoding prepilin-type N-terminal cleavage/methylation domain-containing protein: MKRQGFSLLELLLASAILVVLGALVTRALVDQADLTRRTQARSEVQDRVRMVMELVKQDLMMAGSSRYVSFSASSANSFLAGVTESIAGWTACSSTNPCLSADAGNSTSLRDSFSVRYITSLRATSDACRRVVYSFNSYTLQRSDVSCSATADSPQPLADNILVLNVRFECSDGSSADAGSPPCTNNRYARAAHITVVGFSLAQAPGNPPEAMAFSVQSGNSTLTENCPSGRICFGTSERVELPSLKDQ; encoded by the coding sequence ATGAAACGCCAAGGGTTCTCCCTACTGGAGCTCCTGCTGGCCTCGGCCATTTTGGTCGTCCTTGGCGCTTTGGTGACCCGTGCCCTGGTGGACCAGGCCGATTTGACCCGGCGCACGCAAGCCCGAAGCGAGGTCCAGGATCGCGTACGCATGGTTATGGAGCTGGTAAAGCAGGACCTCATGATGGCTGGAAGCAGCCGGTACGTAAGCTTCTCCGCCAGTTCTGCGAACTCGTTTCTTGCCGGCGTCACCGAAAGCATTGCGGGCTGGACCGCCTGTTCCAGCACCAACCCCTGCCTTTCGGCCGACGCTGGCAACTCCACCAGCCTTCGGGATAGCTTCTCCGTTCGCTACATCACCAGCCTCAGGGCAACATCGGATGCCTGCCGAAGGGTAGTGTACAGCTTCAACTCATACACTCTCCAGCGAAGCGACGTAAGCTGCTCCGCAACCGCAGACAGCCCTCAGCCTCTGGCGGATAACATCCTTGTTCTCAACGTGCGTTTTGAGTGTTCGGACGGGAGCTCTGCCGATGCCGGCAGTCCACCTTGCACAAACAACCGCTACGCGCGTGCAGCGCACATCACGGTGGTGGGATTTTCCCTAGCGCAAGCGCCAGGAAACCCCCCTGAGGCCATGGCTTTCAGCGTCCAGTCGGGCAACTCCACTCTGACCGAAAACTGCCCGTCGGGGCGGATATGCTTTGGCACCAGCGAGAGGGTTGAACTGCCCAGCCTGAAGGACCAGTAG
- a CDS encoding type II secretion system protein: MKGKGLTIIEVLIALAILGIAFGALLFNQLSNLRTSARMRLVTEIKSALTQVLEAKNAEVLAKSGSIYAFDDYYWGCPTAVANAASIIGRPLNSVACSGNSTVGRVTVAWSVRGESGITGEGLILLTAAGSIANLATSPRVVLVRRVSCYDVYPSPTRDAPAPCPNPSASGGGRP, translated from the coding sequence ATGAAAGGAAAGGGCCTTACCATCATCGAGGTTCTTATCGCCCTGGCCATCTTGGGAATCGCGTTTGGAGCCTTGCTTTTCAACCAGCTATCCAACCTGCGCACTTCCGCACGCATGCGACTGGTCACCGAAATTAAGTCGGCGCTCACGCAGGTCCTCGAAGCCAAAAACGCCGAGGTTTTGGCAAAAAGCGGCTCCATCTACGCCTTTGACGACTATTACTGGGGGTGCCCTACCGCTGTTGCCAACGCGGCCAGCATCATCGGCAGGCCCCTCAACTCCGTGGCCTGCTCTGGCAACAGCACGGTGGGGCGGGTCACCGTGGCCTGGAGCGTGAGGGGAGAAAGCGGCATTACAGGAGAAGGGCTTATCCTGTTGACCGCCGCGGGTTCCATAGCCAACCTGGCCACATCCCCCCGGGTGGTGTTGGTCCGCCGGGTTTCCTGCTACGATGTCTACCCTTCCCCCACCCGGGATGCCCCCGCTCCATGCCCTAACCCTTCCGCCTCTGGAGGAGGCCGCCCATGA
- a CDS encoding GspH/FimT family pseudopilin, translating into MRKPRGLTLIELVIIIAILGVLLALGIGYLGSDRLAVNQAAQSLAAQVTRARLEAIRRNSFVGIQFGTQGFGGYVVFVDANRDGTFNPGETVVQSVTFGQGDWARVRLTAVSGASTLVFDPRGIPTSFTPSTVTLGNRAGTYSKTVQISGQGRASVQ; encoded by the coding sequence ATGAGGAAGCCCCGTGGCCTGACCCTTATTGAGCTGGTCATCATCATCGCCATCCTGGGGGTCCTCCTGGCCCTGGGCATAGGCTACCTGGGCTCGGACCGCCTCGCCGTGAACCAGGCTGCGCAAAGCCTGGCGGCCCAGGTGACGAGGGCCAGGTTGGAAGCCATCCGGCGGAACAGCTTTGTGGGCATCCAATTCGGCACCCAGGGCTTTGGGGGGTACGTGGTCTTCGTGGATGCCAACAGGGATGGAACCTTCAACCCCGGGGAAACCGTGGTCCAAAGCGTCACCTTCGGCCAAGGGGACTGGGCCCGGGTGCGGCTTACCGCCGTTTCGGGAGCCTCAACCCTGGTCTTTGATCCACGCGGCATCCCCACCTCCTTCACCCCATCCACCGTCACCCTGGGCAACCGGGCGGGAACGTACAGCAAGACCGTGCAGATCTCCGGTCAAGGGAGGGCGAGCGTGCAATGA
- a CDS encoding GspH/FimT family protein produces MRREAFTLLELLVILAILGVLLGLGLPLLSPNRLALDAAARSLAAQVTRARLEAIRRNAFAGLHVFTEGAGGYLIFVDHDGDRRYAPGEEVQVVRFGEGDWARVRLDQGQSRLGNLPLLFDPRGVPTKPITATIALASGSATRKVIVSQQGRARLE; encoded by the coding sequence ATGCGCAGGGAAGCTTTTACCCTTCTAGAGCTTCTGGTTATCCTGGCAATCCTGGGCGTGCTTCTGGGCCTGGGGCTTCCCCTCCTTTCCCCCAACCGCCTGGCCCTGGACGCTGCCGCCCGCTCCCTGGCGGCCCAGGTGACGAGGGCCCGGCTGGAAGCCATTCGGCGTAACGCCTTCGCCGGGCTCCACGTCTTCACCGAGGGGGCAGGGGGCTACCTGATCTTCGTGGACCATGATGGCGACCGCCGCTATGCCCCAGGGGAGGAGGTCCAGGTGGTGCGCTTCGGGGAGGGGGACTGGGCCCGGGTGCGCCTGGACCAGGGGCAAAGCCGCCTGGGGAATCTGCCCCTCCTTTTCGACCCCCGCGGAGTACCCACCAAGCCCATCACCGCCACCATAGCTCTCGCTTCCGGAAGCGCAACCCGCAAGGTGATCGTAAGCCAGCAGGGCCGGGCCCGCCTAGAGTAG